A single genomic interval of Calypte anna isolate BGI_N300 chromosome 3, bCalAnn1_v1.p, whole genome shotgun sequence harbors:
- the LOC103527986 gene encoding prolyl-tRNA synthetase associated domain-containing protein 1, with product MAAVPELREALAERLRDLGIATVTAEHPQVFTVEEMMPHVQHLRGGHSKNLFLKDKKKKGFWLVTVLHNRQINLNDLAKKLGLGSGNLRFADENAMLEKLKVGQGCATPLALFCDQGDVTLVLDANLLEGGHEKVYFHPMTNSATMGLSPDDFLKFVRSTDHDPIIIHFDEDMK from the exons atggCGGCCGTGCCGGAGCTGCGAGAGGCTCTGGCGGAGCGACTGAGGGACTTGGGCATCGCCACGGTCACCGCCGAGCACCCCCAG GTGTTCACTGTTGAAGAAATGATGCCCCATGTCCAACACCTGAGAGGAGGTCACAGTAAAAACCTTTTTCTGAAAgacaagaagaagaaagggttCTGGCTTGTGACTGTTCTGCACAACAGGCAAATCAATTTAAATGATCTTGCTAAAAAACTGGGTCTTGGAAGTGGAAACCTAAGATTTGCCGATGAAAATGCTATGCTAGAAAAACTCAAAGTGGGCCAGGGCTGTGCGACACCACTAGCCCTCTTCTGTGACCAGGGAGATGTGACATTGGTGCTGGATGCTAACCTTCTGGAAGGTGGCCATGAGAAGGTGTATTTTCATCCAATGACAAATTCTGCAACTATGGGCTTAAGCCCTGATGACTTTTTGAAGTTTGTGAGGTCAACAGACCATGATCCCATCATCATACATTTTGATGAAGACATGAAGTAG